One window from the genome of Nitrospira sp. encodes:
- a CDS encoding PDZ domain-containing protein, producing the protein MANLFQDHRVIMAGALSFERALCLCGVLALALLLPPWVGAGEMTVEEAIQLGEEFGIAVGEVDEEVQRELKLQRPEGVAVFEVIGNSRADYAGIKVRSVIKEIDKKEVRNLIDFGKAVKVAMKECNFTVGTYEPADPGDPVGWGVNFHFVGCKRD; encoded by the coding sequence TTGGCAAACCTGTTTCAGGACCATCGCGTGATCATGGCGGGAGCCCTTTCGTTCGAAAGGGCTCTTTGTCTGTGTGGCGTCCTTGCCCTTGCGCTACTGCTGCCCCCATGGGTCGGTGCGGGAGAGATGACGGTGGAGGAAGCGATCCAGCTCGGTGAGGAATTCGGGATCGCAGTCGGCGAGGTTGATGAAGAAGTTCAGCGGGAATTGAAGCTCCAGCGTCCCGAAGGCGTCGCGGTCTTTGAAGTGATCGGGAATTCCCGTGCCGACTATGCCGGGATCAAAGTCCGTTCGGTGATCAAAGAAATCGACAAGAAGGAAGTGCGCAACCTGATTGATTTCGGGAAGGCTGTGAAGGTGGCCATGAAAGAATGTAACTTCACGGTTGGGACCTATGAGCCGGCGGATCCTGGTGATCCGGTGGGGTGGGGCGTCAACTTCCATTTCGTCGGCTGCAAGCGGGATTGA
- a CDS encoding sodium-translocating pyrophosphatase, protein MSDSAIVTFALVAAVTGIVYGLYLAMWVFKLNAGNAKMQEISRAIQEGAGAYMNRQYKTVGVVAAVLFVVLWGAGAVSDKFGMLTAVGFLIGAGASALAGYVGMIIAVRANVRTAQAAHEGMNAALTVAFRGGAVTGLLLIGLGLLAITGFYSLASQFAGQEKAIHALLSLGFGGSLISVFARVGGGIYTKAADVGADLVGKVEAGIPEDDPRNPAVIADNVGDNVGDCAGMAADLFETYAVTTVAAMVLAFTMFKGVNAPILYPLALGGVTIFATIIGILFVKVSPGGEIMPALYKGLFVAGGIAAVAFYPMTSKIMEGVGGVSGASYYMAALIGLAVTLALVFITDYYTSKEYAPVKDIAKASETGHATNIIAGLAVGMQSTSAPVVIIGAAILGSYWVCGGAASGGLYGVAVAAVSMLSMAGIVVAIDAFGPITDNAGGIAEMAHLGKEVRDITDPLDAVGNTTKAVTKGYAIGSAALAAVVLFAEFAREVAKGTQASSFDLSNPSVLVGLFLGGMLPFIFGALCMKAVGQAAGMVVEEVRRQFRTIKGIMEGTGKPEYGTCVDIVTQAAIQKMMIPGLIPVVAPILVGLLLGPQALGGVLVGSIVTGLFVAISMTSGGGAWDNAKKYIEEQGLKGTDTHKAAVTGDTVGDPYKDTAGPAINPMIKVINIVALLIVSLIVK, encoded by the coding sequence GTGAGTGACTCAGCGATTGTGACCTTTGCTCTGGTTGCGGCGGTGACCGGTATTGTCTACGGCCTGTATCTCGCCATGTGGGTATTCAAGCTGAACGCCGGGAATGCGAAGATGCAGGAGATTTCTCGGGCGATTCAGGAGGGTGCCGGCGCCTATATGAACCGTCAATACAAGACGGTGGGCGTGGTGGCTGCCGTGTTGTTTGTCGTGCTGTGGGGCGCGGGGGCCGTTTCGGACAAATTCGGCATGTTGACGGCGGTTGGATTCTTGATCGGTGCCGGCGCGTCAGCGCTCGCCGGCTACGTCGGGATGATCATTGCAGTGCGGGCAAATGTACGGACGGCGCAGGCGGCGCATGAGGGCATGAATGCCGCCCTCACCGTCGCGTTTCGTGGCGGAGCGGTGACCGGCCTGTTGCTGATTGGACTGGGGTTGCTGGCCATCACAGGATTTTATTCGCTCGCCTCGCAGTTTGCCGGGCAGGAAAAGGCGATTCATGCGTTACTCAGCCTCGGATTCGGCGGCAGTTTGATTTCGGTGTTTGCGCGTGTCGGTGGCGGCATCTACACCAAGGCTGCCGATGTCGGCGCGGATCTGGTTGGAAAGGTCGAGGCAGGCATTCCGGAGGACGACCCGCGGAATCCTGCGGTGATCGCCGACAATGTGGGGGACAATGTCGGCGATTGCGCCGGCATGGCCGCTGATCTGTTCGAAACCTATGCGGTCACAACCGTGGCGGCAATGGTGTTGGCATTTACGATGTTCAAGGGCGTCAATGCGCCGATTCTGTACCCCCTTGCGTTGGGAGGCGTGACCATTTTTGCGACGATCATCGGAATCCTCTTTGTGAAAGTGAGTCCCGGGGGCGAGATCATGCCGGCTCTGTACAAGGGATTGTTTGTCGCGGGAGGCATCGCCGCAGTGGCGTTTTACCCGATGACCTCGAAGATCATGGAGGGGGTTGGCGGGGTGAGCGGCGCCAGCTACTACATGGCGGCGTTGATAGGGCTCGCAGTGACGCTGGCGTTGGTCTTCATTACGGACTATTACACGTCCAAAGAATATGCACCGGTAAAGGATATTGCGAAAGCGAGTGAAACGGGTCATGCCACAAATATTATCGCTGGATTGGCCGTGGGGATGCAGTCGACCTCGGCGCCGGTCGTGATTATCGGCGCCGCCATTCTTGGTAGCTACTGGGTCTGTGGTGGTGCCGCCTCTGGTGGGTTGTATGGTGTGGCGGTTGCGGCGGTGTCGATGTTGTCCATGGCGGGAATCGTGGTGGCGATCGATGCATTCGGGCCGATCACAGACAATGCCGGCGGCATCGCCGAAATGGCACATCTCGGGAAAGAAGTCCGCGACATTACAGACCCGCTGGATGCCGTCGGCAACACGACGAAGGCCGTGACGAAGGGCTATGCCATTGGCTCGGCCGCTCTTGCCGCGGTAGTGTTGTTTGCCGAATTCGCCCGTGAGGTTGCGAAAGGAACCCAGGCCAGCAGCTTTGACTTGTCTAACCCCTCTGTGCTGGTCGGACTGTTTCTCGGTGGGATGCTGCCCTTCATCTTCGGTGCGCTCTGTATGAAAGCCGTGGGACAAGCCGCCGGCATGGTGGTGGAAGAGGTACGGCGGCAGTTCCGGACGATCAAGGGAATCATGGAAGGCACGGGGAAGCCGGAATATGGCACCTGCGTGGATATTGTGACTCAGGCGGCCATTCAAAAGATGATGATCCCCGGGCTGATTCCTGTGGTGGCGCCGATTCTCGTGGGCTTGTTGCTCGGTCCGCAAGCGCTGGGAGGTGTTCTGGTCGGAAGCATTGTGACGGGGTTGTTCGTCGCGATTTCGATGACCAGTGGAGGCGGTGCGTGGGACAATGCCAAGAAATATATCGAGGAGCAGGGCTTGAAGGGGACCGATACTCACAAGGCCGCGGTGACTGGTGATACTGTAGGGGATCCCTATAAGGATACGGCGGGTCCGGCCATCAACCCAATGATCAAAGTCATCAACATTGTGGCGTTGCTGATCGTCTCGCTCATCGTGAAGTAG
- a CDS encoding ubiquitin-like protein Pup gives MEKQERRPESRKESHSKEEVKPNPKVVESGKKLKEDIDKLVDEIDDVLEKNAEEFVKNYVQKGGE, from the coding sequence ATGGAAAAACAGGAGAGGAGGCCGGAATCCAGAAAGGAATCGCACAGCAAGGAGGAGGTGAAGCCGAATCCAAAAGTTGTCGAGTCCGGCAAGAAGCTGAAAGAGGACATCGATAAACTGGTCGACGAGATCGATGATGTACTCGAAAAAAATGCCGAAGAATTCGTGAAAAATTATGTGCAAAAGGGAGGGGAATAG
- the recJ gene encoding single-stranded-DNA-specific exonuclease RecJ — protein MQEKLWVFRPSDSVLQNDLSRRLSISPVTASILLARGVTTAEDATRWMSSPQDGLHDPFLIPDMNAAVERLHQALSRDERVCFYGDYDVDGVSATSLYLSFYQGLGGNACAYIPHRVREGYGLNEGAVRRLAQEGVTLLVTSDCGTTSHHEIAVARELGMEVVVTDHHQTDATMPPALAVLNPHRRDSGYPFKGLCSAGLAYKVVSAYQQRYGSGEVEPDSCLDLVALATVADIVPLQDENRILVRAGLHQLNRGARCGIRALKQVAGITKACTSETIGFRLGPRLNAAGRLDHAMLCVQLLTTESDREAMQIAERLEQLNRQRQQIEEEITEEAGTYLKQDEPPAAIVLGSRDWHLGVVGIVAARLVDRFHRPSIVIAVDDKGIGKGSARTIDGFDLYQGLSECRDLLDAFGGHPSAAGLTIKESRVAEFRQRFSEVVVGWATTARRVPTLHVDAEVNLTDVNLDLIQELEALHPFGAGNPEPTLAVRGLDVVEARVVGEKHLKLRVRQGRSFIFDSIGFRMGSFEGLGLRAGRPVDLAFSPERNHWNGYDRVQLRIKALRMSGEVS, from the coding sequence ATGCAGGAAAAACTCTGGGTCTTTCGGCCGTCCGATAGTGTTCTTCAGAATGATCTCTCGCGGAGATTGTCGATTTCTCCGGTGACCGCCTCGATCTTGCTAGCCCGCGGGGTGACTACTGCGGAGGACGCGACGCGCTGGATGTCGAGTCCTCAGGATGGGCTCCATGATCCATTTTTGATTCCTGACATGAACGCGGCCGTCGAGCGGTTGCATCAGGCCCTCTCTCGAGACGAGCGGGTGTGCTTTTACGGCGACTACGATGTGGACGGCGTCTCGGCAACGAGTCTCTACCTGTCTTTCTATCAGGGATTAGGGGGCAACGCCTGCGCCTATATCCCCCATCGCGTGCGCGAGGGCTATGGGCTGAACGAGGGGGCCGTCCGGCGGTTGGCGCAGGAAGGCGTGACGTTGCTGGTGACCTCTGATTGCGGGACCACGTCCCATCATGAAATTGCAGTGGCCCGGGAACTTGGTATGGAGGTGGTGGTGACGGATCACCATCAAACCGATGCCACGATGCCGCCGGCGCTTGCCGTTCTCAATCCGCACCGTCGAGATTCGGGCTATCCCTTCAAAGGGCTCTGCTCGGCAGGATTGGCATACAAAGTGGTGTCAGCCTATCAGCAACGATACGGATCCGGCGAAGTCGAGCCGGACTCCTGCCTCGATTTGGTGGCCCTGGCGACGGTGGCCGATATCGTCCCGCTTCAGGATGAAAATCGTATTCTGGTGCGGGCGGGACTGCATCAACTGAATCGCGGTGCCCGCTGCGGAATTCGTGCCTTGAAGCAGGTCGCTGGTATTACGAAGGCTTGTACCAGCGAAACGATCGGCTTTCGTCTTGGGCCCCGGCTGAATGCTGCGGGTCGCCTGGATCATGCGATGCTCTGCGTGCAACTGCTGACGACTGAGTCCGACCGGGAAGCGATGCAGATTGCTGAACGGTTAGAACAACTCAATCGACAGCGTCAGCAGATTGAAGAAGAGATTACCGAGGAGGCGGGAACCTATCTGAAGCAGGACGAACCGCCTGCGGCCATCGTGCTGGGCTCGCGCGACTGGCATCTGGGTGTCGTGGGGATTGTGGCTGCCAGACTGGTTGATCGGTTTCATCGGCCGAGCATCGTGATTGCGGTGGATGACAAGGGGATTGGGAAGGGGTCTGCCAGAACGATCGACGGGTTTGATCTCTACCAGGGATTGTCCGAGTGCCGAGATCTGCTGGACGCGTTTGGCGGACATCCGAGTGCGGCGGGATTGACCATCAAGGAATCGCGTGTAGCGGAGTTCCGTCAACGGTTTTCCGAGGTGGTGGTCGGGTGGGCGACCACAGCCAGGCGTGTACCCACGTTGCATGTTGATGCGGAGGTCAACCTCACAGATGTGAATCTTGATCTCATCCAGGAACTGGAAGCGTTGCATCCGTTTGGCGCGGGGAATCCTGAGCCAACCCTGGCGGTTCGTGGCCTCGATGTTGTCGAGGCACGTGTGGTCGGAGAGAAGCATCTGAAGCTGCGGGTGCGACAGGGGCGATCATTTATTTTCGACAGTATCGGCTTTCGCATGGGGTCGTTCGAAGGACTTGGGCTCAGGGCCGGGCGCCCGGTAGATTTAGCCTTCAGCCCGGAGCGCAATCATTGGAATGGTTACGACCGTGTGCAATTGCGCATCAAGGCTCTTCGTATGAGCGGTGAGGTGTCATAA
- a CDS encoding bifunctional (p)ppGpp synthetase/guanosine-3',5'-bis(diphosphate) 3'-pyrophosphohydrolase, whose protein sequence is MPHETVTELGQLIERVKSYNVEADLDLVRRAYDFSAKAHEGQTRQSGEPYFRHPLAVAGLLTHLKTDVTAIVAGLLHDTLEDTLATPLELEQRFGKDVVHLVDGVTKIGKITFRNYEEKQAENFRKMVLSMADDIRVVLIKLADRLHNMRTLEYLSEGKRQQIAQETLEIYAPLANRLGIGWIKNELEDLCLKHLKPDVYELLRVRVAKRDEDRQQYILEVIEMVKQAMAETGLQGEVSGRPKHLYGIYQKMEKQSISFEEVYDLAALRIITDTKMNCYALLGVIHSLWRPLPGRFKDYIAIPKSNMYQSLHTTVVGPKGEHVEFQIRTEEMHRVSEQGIAAHWKYKEHGRIDEKDGKVFSWLRQFVEWNQDLPDNRQFMDSVKLDLFHDVVYVFTPQGMVKELPKGSTPVDFAYSVHTEIGDHCVGAKVNGKIVPLKHMMESGDMVEILTAANQTPHRDWLKFVRTSRAKTKIKHWIKAEEQSRSIEIGKRLLEAEFRRHGMAPAQMMRSEQLLVVAKKVGYETPEELAAAVGFGHLPTSQVMSKIAPPAPADTLPVVPDMPTPQKPAAGRTDDKGVQVKGARDLLMQLSRCCNPVPGDRILGYITRGRGLTIHTVDCPNLEALDYDKNRLVEVEWDRSTPSTHSVKVSVIAMDKTGVLAHVSTAISECQANISRAEITTREDRKAMLDFIVEVLDTAHLARVLKAIEKVDGVITVRRMRSWQERASS, encoded by the coding sequence ATGCCGCATGAGACGGTCACAGAGCTTGGTCAATTGATCGAGCGGGTTAAGAGCTACAACGTCGAGGCGGATTTGGATCTCGTGCGCCGGGCGTACGATTTTTCAGCCAAGGCCCATGAGGGACAGACACGCCAATCCGGTGAACCTTACTTCCGGCACCCCCTGGCAGTCGCCGGCCTCTTGACCCATTTAAAGACGGATGTCACGGCCATTGTGGCGGGTCTGCTCCATGACACGTTGGAAGATACGCTCGCCACGCCGCTCGAACTGGAGCAACGATTCGGCAAAGACGTCGTGCATCTGGTGGACGGCGTCACCAAAATCGGAAAAATCACGTTCAGAAACTATGAGGAAAAGCAGGCAGAGAATTTTCGCAAGATGGTGTTGTCCATGGCGGACGACATTCGCGTCGTGCTCATCAAGCTGGCCGACCGGCTGCACAATATGCGGACCTTGGAATATCTGAGCGAAGGGAAGCGGCAACAGATCGCGCAGGAGACGTTGGAAATCTATGCTCCGTTGGCGAATCGCTTGGGAATCGGGTGGATCAAGAACGAACTGGAAGATCTGTGTTTGAAGCATCTCAAACCGGATGTGTATGAGTTGTTGCGCGTGCGTGTGGCGAAGCGGGATGAGGATCGACAGCAGTACATTCTGGAAGTCATCGAGATGGTGAAGCAGGCGATGGCCGAAACCGGATTGCAGGGAGAGGTGTCGGGTCGACCGAAGCATCTCTACGGGATCTACCAGAAGATGGAGAAGCAGTCGATTTCCTTCGAGGAAGTCTACGATCTCGCCGCCTTGCGCATCATTACCGATACCAAGATGAACTGCTATGCGCTGCTCGGCGTCATCCATTCGCTTTGGCGTCCGCTGCCTGGTCGGTTCAAAGACTACATCGCAATTCCGAAGTCCAACATGTATCAGTCGTTACATACGACGGTGGTAGGCCCCAAAGGCGAACATGTGGAGTTTCAGATTCGTACGGAAGAGATGCATCGAGTCTCCGAACAGGGGATCGCCGCGCATTGGAAATACAAAGAGCATGGGCGCATCGATGAAAAAGACGGCAAGGTTTTCAGTTGGCTGCGGCAGTTTGTGGAGTGGAACCAAGACTTGCCGGACAATCGCCAGTTTATGGATTCGGTCAAGCTCGATCTTTTTCACGACGTCGTCTACGTATTCACCCCGCAGGGCATGGTCAAGGAACTGCCCAAGGGGTCAACGCCCGTAGACTTTGCGTATTCCGTCCATACTGAAATTGGAGACCACTGCGTCGGGGCCAAGGTCAATGGCAAGATCGTGCCGCTTAAGCATATGATGGAAAGCGGCGACATGGTGGAAATTCTGACCGCCGCCAACCAAACACCACACCGGGACTGGCTGAAGTTCGTCCGCACTTCTCGTGCGAAGACCAAGATCAAGCACTGGATCAAGGCGGAAGAACAGTCTCGCAGCATCGAGATCGGGAAACGGCTCCTCGAGGCTGAATTTCGTCGACATGGGATGGCGCCTGCACAGATGATGCGGTCCGAACAACTTCTGGTCGTTGCGAAGAAAGTGGGCTACGAGACGCCGGAGGAACTGGCTGCTGCCGTTGGATTCGGACATTTGCCGACCTCTCAGGTCATGAGTAAGATCGCCCCTCCTGCTCCGGCAGACACTCTGCCCGTCGTGCCCGACATGCCGACGCCGCAAAAGCCGGCCGCTGGTCGGACCGACGACAAGGGCGTGCAGGTCAAGGGTGCGCGTGATCTGCTTATGCAACTCTCTCGCTGCTGCAATCCCGTGCCTGGCGACCGCATTTTAGGGTACATCACCAGAGGGCGTGGGCTGACGATTCATACGGTCGACTGTCCCAATCTGGAGGCATTGGACTACGATAAGAATCGTCTGGTTGAGGTTGAGTGGGATCGATCCACGCCGAGCACCCATTCCGTTAAGGTATCGGTGATTGCCATGGATAAGACTGGGGTCTTGGCTCATGTCTCCACGGCCATATCCGAGTGCCAGGCGAATATCAGTCGTGCCGAGATCACGACCCGCGAAGACCGAAAGGCCATGTTGGATTTTATCGTCGAGGTGCTGGATACCGCGCATCTCGCACGAGTGCTGAAGGCGATTGAAAAAGTAGACGGGGTGATTACCGTGCGCCGCATGCGTTCCTGGCAGGAGCGCGCCTCGTCATAG
- a CDS encoding mechanosensitive ion channel family protein: protein MSLGVLVGTLVATAAVVAAVLIGFAYLFAKRGRSIPPLPLYAGGVTIVFVVATLIARSELASDVPHLVQAALDVTAWLGASFFLFTILDVLIIGEWLIERGQRYIPDIVRHLLIGAEVVAAGVLILWLVMGINLVALVALPTVAAAMVGVALKDTLTRFFSGIELGKIVKVGDWVSVLDREGIVTHIGMEHVTLFSRAHDVVSLPNDLVIQSGVTNYTRPTTTHFCNVFVDAAYRTPPEDVCATLLEVAAAVSGVLPDPKATALVAAFNESAIQYRIKFPIGDFAQRDMIESTMRTYIWHAFSRKGIEIPFPQRVVHRIADTEPDAKAATIERISAYLQTVDFLATLDMKQIEVLAGGARWERYLPGERVVRQGDPGAVLYIIVAGKADVRLEQGGLSSTVTTLEAGKFFGEMSLLTGEPRSATVQAATDLSVIAVGKQALLQVLQEDRPLIERIGEVVARRQADTAVAKAQLSRDAAALSVGTHTRSLVERIQSFFWGARVKE from the coding sequence ATGAGTCTTGGAGTCTTGGTCGGCACCCTTGTCGCCACGGCGGCCGTCGTGGCGGCGGTGTTGATCGGGTTCGCCTATCTGTTCGCCAAACGTGGCCGGTCGATACCGCCGTTGCCGTTGTATGCTGGCGGTGTGACGATCGTCTTTGTCGTTGCGACGCTGATCGCCCGCAGCGAACTGGCGAGTGATGTCCCTCATCTTGTTCAGGCTGCCCTTGATGTGACGGCGTGGCTCGGGGCGTCTTTTTTCCTCTTCACGATTCTTGATGTCCTGATCATCGGCGAATGGCTGATCGAGCGAGGGCAGCGGTACATCCCCGATATCGTCCGTCATTTACTGATCGGCGCCGAAGTCGTGGCGGCCGGGGTGTTGATTCTCTGGCTCGTCATGGGGATCAACCTCGTGGCCTTAGTTGCGTTGCCGACGGTGGCGGCGGCGATGGTCGGCGTGGCTTTGAAGGATACGCTGACACGGTTTTTCTCGGGGATCGAACTAGGAAAAATTGTCAAGGTGGGGGATTGGGTATCCGTGCTTGATCGAGAGGGCATCGTCACACATATCGGCATGGAGCATGTCACGCTGTTCTCTCGCGCGCACGATGTCGTTTCATTACCGAATGATTTGGTGATTCAAAGCGGAGTGACCAACTATACCCGTCCGACTACCACGCATTTCTGCAATGTGTTCGTCGATGCGGCTTACCGAACGCCGCCTGAAGACGTCTGCGCGACACTACTGGAGGTGGCGGCTGCGGTGTCGGGCGTCTTGCCGGATCCCAAGGCAACCGCACTGGTTGCGGCGTTCAATGAGTCGGCGATTCAGTACCGAATTAAGTTTCCGATCGGAGATTTCGCTCAACGGGACATGATCGAAAGTACAATGCGGACATATATCTGGCATGCCTTCTCTCGAAAGGGCATTGAGATTCCCTTTCCGCAGCGGGTGGTGCACCGAATTGCCGATACAGAGCCTGATGCCAAAGCCGCAACAATCGAACGGATCAGCGCGTACCTGCAGACGGTCGATTTCCTGGCGACGCTCGATATGAAGCAAATCGAAGTCCTGGCCGGCGGGGCACGGTGGGAGCGGTATTTGCCAGGGGAGCGAGTGGTGCGTCAGGGAGATCCCGGAGCGGTGCTGTACATCATCGTGGCCGGCAAGGCGGATGTTCGGTTGGAGCAGGGGGGATTGAGTTCCACGGTGACCACGCTTGAGGCGGGAAAATTCTTCGGTGAGATGTCGTTGCTGACGGGCGAACCGCGTTCTGCCACGGTGCAGGCTGCAACGGACTTGTCGGTGATTGCCGTAGGGAAGCAGGCGTTGTTGCAGGTGCTTCAGGAGGACAGGCCCTTGATCGAACGGATCGGCGAGGTGGTGGCTCGTCGGCAAGCCGACACGGCGGTGGCGAAAGCGCAGTTGTCCCGTGACGCAGCGGCTCTTTCCGTGGGCACCCACACGCGTTCACTCGTCGAACGTATTCAGAGCTTTTTCTGGGGGGCGCGTGTGAAGGAGTGA
- a CDS encoding DUF192 domain-containing protein gives MALTCSVWAAEPPTETLITVKTPTGTLIQAELADTALKRAQGLMFREHIADDHGMLFIFGDAQPWTFWMKNTKIPLDIIWMDAKKTIIHIERNVPICTRQDDGCPQYHSDEGALYVLELGAGRAAALQLQRGVKLSFKQP, from the coding sequence GTGGCTCTCACCTGCTCAGTTTGGGCAGCCGAGCCACCAACCGAAACACTCATTACGGTCAAGACCCCGACTGGCACGCTCATCCAGGCCGAACTGGCCGATACCGCGCTCAAACGCGCACAAGGGCTGATGTTTCGCGAACACATTGCCGACGACCACGGGATGCTGTTTATCTTTGGCGATGCCCAACCCTGGACCTTCTGGATGAAGAACACCAAGATCCCGCTTGATATCATCTGGATGGATGCAAAAAAAACCATCATCCACATTGAGCGGAATGTCCCCATCTGCACGAGGCAGGACGATGGCTGCCCTCAATACCATTCGGATGAAGGCGCACTGTATGTGCTTGAGCTTGGAGCGGGACGAGCAGCCGCCTTGCAACTACAGCGTGGCGTGAAACTGAGCTTCAAGCAGCCCTGA
- a CDS encoding NAD(P)H-dependent oxidoreductase, producing MLQMWRLLLLCAVSLVATPAICWSADGREPIHVLVAYHSLSGYTEQMADAVAQGARAVPGTQVIIKRVGHVTAEELFAADAIVLGSPVYWSNMAAEVKKFIDDWQFKFGVFPEFKLKNKVGAAFVTGGQISSGKELTMLSILAAMLGNYMVVVSGGGAFGASATTEGTSPGVDEQELAAARELGGRVAEVAAAINTGFELQQRQTSGIRQ from the coding sequence ATGCTTCAGATGTGGCGACTGCTGCTTTTGTGTGCAGTGAGTCTTGTGGCAACCCCCGCCATCTGTTGGTCTGCTGATGGTCGCGAACCGATTCATGTTCTGGTCGCATACCACTCACTGTCCGGCTATACGGAGCAGATGGCTGATGCTGTTGCGCAAGGTGCGCGAGCAGTGCCCGGCACGCAGGTGATCATCAAGCGGGTAGGACACGTGACGGCGGAAGAGTTGTTTGCTGCGGATGCGATCGTGCTTGGCTCTCCTGTCTATTGGTCGAACATGGCTGCTGAGGTCAAAAAGTTCATCGACGACTGGCAGTTCAAGTTCGGCGTCTTTCCAGAGTTTAAGCTCAAAAATAAGGTTGGCGCGGCGTTTGTCACCGGGGGGCAGATTTCCAGCGGTAAAGAATTGACCATGTTGTCGATTCTCGCGGCTATGCTGGGAAATTATATGGTGGTGGTCAGTGGGGGCGGCGCGTTTGGGGCTTCTGCGACGACGGAAGGCACTAGTCCAGGGGTCGACGAGCAAGAGTTGGCGGCTGCCAGAGAGTTGGGGGGAAGGGTTGCCGAGGTTGCGGCAGCGATCAACACG